A part of Carcharodon carcharias isolate sCarCar2 chromosome 6, sCarCar2.pri, whole genome shotgun sequence genomic DNA contains:
- the pdp1 gene encoding pyruvate dehydrogenase phosphatase catalytic subunit 1, with protein sequence MLVPIQLVFPALRNGDLSRVYVTACRHLCFQSYLSTQISWQAAARSLRKTFPRPLLKWGKSEDLFSHFHLRNYRTTVAQFYNLTPPQVNSILKANEYSFKVPEFDGKNVSSVLGFDSNQLPSNSPVEDRRCAATCLQTRGMLLSVIDGHAGCACAQAVSERLFYYIAVALLNQETLLEIENAVENGGVVLPLLQWHKHPIDYFSKEASKMYFDSLRTYWQELIDLHTEETPDAMEALTNSFKRLDNDISLEAQVGNSSSFLNYWQLRVAFSGATACVAHVDGVDLHIANTGDSRAVLGVQEEDGAWSALTLSNDHNAQNKSEVERIKSEHPKSEAKTVINQDRLLSLLMPFRAFGDVKFKWSIDLQKRVLESGPELLNENECTKFFPPNYHTPPYLTAQPEVTYHKLRPQDKFLVLATDGLWEILHREEVVRIVGEHLTGVHLQQPISVGGYKVTLGQMHGLLMERRERVSSAFEDQNSATHLIRHAVGQNEFGAIDHERLSKMLSLPEELARMYRDDITITVVQFNSHVINTHYKHAEN encoded by the coding sequence ATGTTGGTGCCAATACAGCttgtttttccagcacttagaAATGGAGATTTAAGCAGAGTGTATGTCACGGCCTGCCGCCATCTTTGTTTCCAGAGTTACTTATCAACACAAATCAGTTGGCAGGCAGCAGCCAGATCCCTGCGAAAGACTTTTCCAAGACCCTTGCTCAAATGGGGCAAATCTGAAGACTTATTCAGTCATTTCCATTTAAGGAACTACAGGACCACAGTTGCACAGTTTTATAATCTCACTCCTCCTCAAGTTAACAGCATCCTGAAGGCAAATGAGTACAGTTTTAAAGTACCTGAATTTGATGGGAAGAATGTTAGTTCTGTTCTGGGTTTTGACTCTAACCAGTTGCCATCTAATTCTCCAGTTGAAGATCGAAGATGTGCAGCTACCTGCCTGCAGACCAGAGGCATGCTGCTTAGCGTTATAGATGGGCATGCAGGGTGTGCCTGTGCACAGGCAGTCAGTGAAAGACTATTTTATTATATTGCTGTTGCTTTGCTAAATCAGGAAACCTTACTGGAAATAGAGAATGCAGTGGAAAATGGTGGTGTTGTATTGCCACTTTTACAGTGGCATAAACATCCTATTGACTACTTCAGTAAGGAGGCTTCAAAAATGTATTTTGATAGCTTAAGAACCTACTGGCAAGAGCTAATTGATCTCCACACTGAGGAGACCCCTGATGCAATGGAAGCTTTGACAAATTCATTCAAAAGGCTTGATAATGATATTTCATTGGAAGCTCAAGTGGGTAACAGTAGCTCCTTTCTCAATTATTGGCAATTGCGAGTGGCGTTTTCTGGTGCAACTGCCTGTGTTGCACACGTAGATGGTGTAGACTTGCATATTGCAAATACTGGAGACAGCAGAGCTGTGCTTGGTGTTCAGGAGGAGGATGGAGCCTGGTCTGCACTCACACTGTCCAATGACCATAATGCACAGAACAAGAGTGAAGTGGAAAGGATTAAGTCTGAACACCCAAAATCGGAAGCAAAAACTGTTATTAACCAAGATCGTCTGCTTTCCTTGCTAATGCCATTTAGAGCTTTTGGAGATGTTAAGTTCAAGTGGAGTATAGATCTGCAGAAACGGGTGCTGGAGTCTGGCCCAGAGCTGTTAAATGAGAATGAATGCACGAAATTCTTCCCACCTAATTATCACACTCCCCCATATCTAACAGCGCAGCCTGAAGTCACTTACCATAAGCTAAGGCCTCAGGACAAATTTCTTGTATTAGCCACAGATGGGCTGTGGGAAATATTACATAGGGAAGAAgttgtgagaattgttggggagCATCTAActggtgtccaccttcagcagcCTATATCTGTTGGGGGTTACAAAGTGACTCTTGGTCAGATGCATGGCCTATTAATGGAGAGGAGAGAACGCGTTTCATCTGCATTTGAGGATCAAAATTCTGCAACTCATCTTATACGGCATGCAGTTGGCCAAAATGAGTTTGGGGCTATTGATCACGAGCGATTATCCAAGATGCTAAGCCTTCCTGAAGAACTGGCACGAATGTATAGAGATGATATAACAATTACAGTAGTGCAGTTTAATTCCCATGTTATAAATACACATTACAAGCATGCAGAAAACTAA